A stretch of DNA from Malus sylvestris chromosome 9, drMalSylv7.2, whole genome shotgun sequence:
CCGTAGAGGGCCAGAGCCCTGAACTCGGAGCTCGGTGGCGAAACGCAGTGTTTAATCGGGGAAAGGAAAGAAGGGGGGGTCTTCAGGAGAGGGAttgagaggaaggaagaagaagtggCCATTGCCATTCTCTGAAGAATTAACATTTGGGTTGCGTTTGAATTTCAGAATTATGGTTGTGTTTGTGTGCGACGGTGGAGGGTGAGTGAGAGTCGTGTTTGTGACTTTGTGGTGGAGGTTTGGCTTTGGGTTTTCTCCACGGACTCGTTTAAAGGATATATTTTTTAGTCCTAAAagtatttgtattttttaaggAATAATACGTGTTTCAAaagaaattgtatttttttaaaagagtaattttaaaaatattttgatcaaaaatattttcagttattttaaaaacatttttaaacGAATTTTTAGAGCCAAATCTTAGGACCCAAAATAAcaagggagttttaatgaaaatggcttgacatttaatgaaaagggtttgacatttaatgaaaatgacacaaGTAACATACAACAggccaaaaaaaacaaaagtcccACGGGCTGAAGCAAAGCCCAACATGCAACATCAAATTTTTCTTCCAGCTTTGTCCCTGACAGATGTTAACCAAAATCTGTTAATATAACTTcatattatttatgaaattgccATCGAGCCCAAAagtcaaataaaacaaaaactaattcattttcaacttcttctttttttcctgaAACGGTTGCAATCATTCCACCAATTGAAAACCCATATCATGACAATTTTTATTCCtaatttgataatttattttaacATTTGCTCCAGGCAACCCACTTTTGTTACTCGAGAATAGCTAGAACAAAATAACTATTCACTAGACCATAACTGCCATAGATCTGcaattaactttttttatttacaagtcGTGTTTAACATTCTTTAGGAATAAAAATTGCCATGTTGTTTATTCCAAATATTTATTCACCTTTGACccgagctttaatgaaaaaggttttttcaaacttttattaaccaaaaatcatttactaactttatttaataaaaaggacttaaactttaatgaaaaatgacaaaaactaGAAAGAACAACCAGAACAAGGAAGCCTTACGTGCAAAATAAGAAATTCATTTTGCATCCATGCCCCTGCCTTCCGTCAGCCCACTTTTGTTAGAATTAAACTTTCATTTATTTACAAATATGCAATTTTCTAGAGGAttcgtcaaaaaaaaaaaaaaaaaacttttgccAGTCGATACCAATTAACCCCCAACATAATTAAGTATCTCCAATTCCTCGCCTCGCCTCTCatcaaataaattcaaaaaaatttaaattccacaAATCACTACACAATAATGAACTTTAGATTGGAAAATGACATAATTTCACCGAGTGTATCAcattgcacattcacttgtatAATCCAAACTTCTACACAAATCACTACAAAATAATGAAGGTTAAGGGAAGATTTCTTAGATCAGTGAAACTTAAAGTGCGAGACTCACATCAACGTTtatgattatgtttttttttttattatgtttgGTCTGAATTATGTTTGGAAGTCTCATGCAATTGCCTTGGATCTATCTCATTATAAAATTGAacgcatgtgtgtgtgtgtgtgtatagtgTTCCGTTTGAGAAAAATCAGTGTTTAgttttacgaaacagtgatagtactagtgttctgtttaataaatagtcaatgttagagtgatagtactagtattccgtttaataaatagtcaatgtttagtttacgaaacagtgatagtactagtgttctgtttgataaatagttagtgtttagtttacaaaacagtgatagtactagtgttcatttgataaataatcaatgtttagtttacgaaacagtgatagtactagtgttccgtttaagaaatagtcagtgtttagtttacgaaacagtgatagtactagtgttcggttttagaaatagtcagtgtttagtttacgaaacagtgatagtactgttgttcgtttgataaatagtcagtgtttagtttacgaaatagtgatagtattattgttccgtttaagaaatagtcagtttttagtttacgaaacagtgatagtactattgTTCGTTTGATTAATAGTCAATGTTTAGTATACGAAAcaatgatagtactagtgttccgtttaagaaatagtcagtgtttagtttacaaaacaatgatagtactagtgttccgtttgagaaataatcagtgttttgtttatgaaacagtgatagtactagtgttccgtttaataaatagtcagtgtttaatttacgaaacagtgatagtactagtgttctgtTTAAGAATtagtcaatgtttagtttacaaaacaatgatagtactattgttcgtttgataaatagtcagtgtttagtttacgaaacaatgatagtactagtgttccgtttaagaaatagtcagtgtttagtttacgaaacagttaagaaatagttagtgtttagtttacgaaacagtgatagtactagtgtttcgtttaataaatagtcagtgtttagtttacgaaacagtgatagtactagtgaaTCAAAGACTCTTAATATGGTGATTCGAAAAAAATGGTGAATTCGAATggaattgaaaatgaaaacagAGATTAGGAAGCAACGAACAATTCAACTTTTGATACGGAAGCACTCCATACTCAAGCTGTAAAGGGCTGCAAAGAAGAGACCACCGAAACAGTGGcaatatgaaaagaaaatttacaaaacgaaaacataatactaagaATAATTGACAAGGAACAAAAACCAAAGTTGAGATGAATTGAGCTACAAGGAAAGCACTTCACCCTTGCAATTTTCCAAGATAGTTAAAAGATAAAGTGTGAGCATGCATCATTGAGAGGGTTATCAGATATACtattcttaaactgaacattatattattattatttcttaaactgaacctagaactgAGCAcgagtactatcactatttcttaaactgaacatgcatgaaacaaaaacacaattacaGGGCACCTACAGATACAACAATAACACCACATAAATTTTCATGCACAAATCCATGATTTTCATTCACAATAAGATGTCAAACCTTCCAAAAACACATGTGTGCTCAGATTATAGTCAGTGCAGTCAAATGTAATTTCGCAAACCAGACCAGACATTGAATCTACATCATAGATATAGTCGCCTAAAACCACTGCCCTACCGGAAATACCAAAAAACCTGTTGGGTTTAGATACACAATGCCATTTTTTCTCATGCACATGATAGGCAAATAATCTGTTGCTAATCGAAACCAAAATATGACCGCTGCAGACTGTATAACCAGCTACAGTGTCATGTAGATTATGACGAAGATCGGGGGGAATTCTTGGCAGATCTTTCCAAGTGTCAGAACCGAGATGATAACACTGAAAGGGGCTCGACAGCTCCCCATGGACCCTTGGCTGTGCAAGGTAATAACAGTTGTCATAGGCAGAAATGAGAGCTCCACATGGTTCCAGTGAATCGGGGGCCTTGAATTTACCTGTTAACTTGTGATGAGGGTCAAAAGTACGTCCCATAGACAACCACTTGGTGGAGGTGCCTGTTCCCAAATCGCTTTCCCATACAGGTAACAACATATATAACTTCCCCTTGAACCAATGACTTAACAAGACACGACCTGAGGGGAAAATCCAACTGTATCTACCCTTGTCTTGATCACCATGCTTGCCACAATCACCACCACCGTTGGGTTGTGATACTTGATATAACTTAGCTTCCCCATTTTTATTCGTGAAACACTCCACTAATACAAAAACAGATTTAGTATCCATGAACACGAAGATGGAACAGGTTTTTACACGAAGATGGAACATATTTAGTATCCTAATTTAGTTGGATTACATAATATCAACTAAAATGGAAAATGTTTTTACAGAATAATTCttgaaaaatcgaaaaaaacaaaacagagaggaagaagaattaCATAATATCAATCCTAATTTAGCAACAGTTTGAGAATTTTGAGTACCTTTTTGTTGATTGATGAGGCTTCGATCGGAATCGGACTTGGAATTGGGGATTTTAGAGAGGGAAGAAGGTGAgcggagagagagggagagagggggtGGACGGGAATTAGGTTGTCGAGTGTGAAAATAGATAGCAATTGGATCAATTTGTACGGGAGTACTTGGAGAAATTTGAAATGGAGGATCAGATGTATATCCATTACATACTTCTTTTGAATGGGCATAGTATGGAAACGACCTCCATGGGCGCAGTCGCGCAGAGCTTAGCAACGACATTCATCAAACCTAACGTTGGAGCAAGACTGATGTTAGGGGGTAAAACCGGTAGTTCgataaattattttgtttggGCCAATCTTAATGGGCTGGTTTGACATTAAGTtttgtcctaaccattaaataaaactATTAcctggttttttattaaaattcaaaatattgaaaccctttttattagttttcctaaataaCAAATGAAGTCAAATGATGCGTTTTATAATAAGAAATGAAATAtagtgaaaataaaaataaaaatttaggattcaaaatttaagaaaatactATCATGATGAAATTTTACATCTTTTGAGGAGAATTGGGTAAACAATAGTTTCACACGCCTGAGGAATTTTACTCATATTCGCTTTTATGGGACTATAAACAAGAGTCTAGCCAAACTGAGATCGTAacttgtttaatttatttttcaagctCAAATTAGATTGTTTTACTTTCAATTGTTATACGAGTCTATCTTTAGAAACAAAATAAGACAACATAATATCAATCTCCATcttaataagaaaaaaacaaaccGAAGATGGTCAATCTAAACTTAGAGATAAAGTATTAAACATAAttcatcaaaaacaaaatttcaaacataACTTCCTATTCCAAGCAAACTTTTTGAATAGAATCTAGTTCGAGTTGTCTCATAAAAAGTTACAGCTACTCACGGTTTACCACTCAAACGTACGAATGTGCGAGCTTGTTTCTTATACAGTCAAACCTAGACTTGACTTGTTTCTTTCATGAGCTGAGCTTCAATGAGCCAAACACAAATCCAACCTTAAGTAAACTCAAGTATTTCATGCCGATTTACAACCTTAGGGTTCGACTCGAACCATCTCCAAGTCGGACTAGATTTGTCGACAAATTAAGGCAAAATAACTCTAACTAGGGTTTCGAGACCAGTTCATGAAAGTTAGGGGTTGTCCAAAGAAAAGACCATCGTCGCACTCTATGTTATGTGCTAGGTAATCTTGTGTCTACAAGAACTTAACACAAAACCTAAAACGACGGAAAACATTCTTAATTATTGTGTAACTTATAAATTTAAGCTAAAAACATACCGATACAGCGAAAAAACAAATGCTCCTCTAGTTTTATCTTCTTCTTATCCTTTTTGCCCTTGCATTCTAAGCCTGTATTTACTATTTTCTGGTTGTAGTAGTTGTAAATCCAACCTACATCTAGCTTTCTGTGCCTCTAGAACCTTAATCCTCTGGCAGCACATATATCCTTCCAAGAAAATTGGCCCCTACTCTCATTTAGATTCCACGTGTCACGAATTGATTAGCAAGTTTATTCCCTTTATCAACGGTTCCTATATTTATAGATTCCAACAACTCTTTGTTGTCCCAAAAAAACCGGTATGGATTGTAGATTCTAAAATTTTCaatctcttctctttcttcctgCCTTCCTCTTAAACCCTAACTGAAGTCGAATTCCAAATGTAAAGTAAGAAAAGTAGGGGTGGTTTGAATGAAGAGTCTATTGTAATGGCGAAAAAGTTGACAATCAAGGGTCTTTTTAAGCCTAAGGCGAGAACGCCAATAGAGCTTGTAAAGCACATGCGTGAGCTTCTAATATTCGTTGATCAAAATAATGATGTGCGCGAGCAAAAACGCAAAGAAAAGGTTTGCATTTTTCATTTGTATTGTAGATTTGTTTATGGAGCATGATTGTTTGATTGGTTTTTCTTATTGGGTTTTGAAAAATTGAACCCTACAACGCAGAATTATTTTGCAATGCACTTAGacatggaatttaaatttttttgggttGTGTAGCTTAATAAGCTTATAGAGTGAGTATGGTTTTGAAATTAATGAAATTGTTAGGTTAATGACATTTTGTTTGGACTTTGTGATAGATGgaagaattgacaaaagcaatATTGGAGATAAGAACTGTTGTATATGGAGATGATGATTCAGAACCAAATAAAGATTCTTGTGCACAACTAACACAAGAGTTTTTTAGGGAGAACACTTTCAGGCTCCTCATTGTTTGTCTTTCAAAGCTCAACTTGGGGGTAAGCGATAATTAAATGAGTTTATATGCCCTATTGCATTATTTAAGCATGTTACATTTGTGTTAATACTTGAGTACATGTGTTGTAGGATCGTAAAAACGCTACCCACGTCATTGCAAATTTACAAAGGCAAAAGGTTCAGTCGCGTTCGATCGCATTAGAGTACTTGGAGAATAATATTGATATTATGGACATTCTGATAAAAGGGTAAGAATGTACCAGTAATGAAGTTCAAAAATGTATATGTCCATTACTGGAGTTAATCGTAATGAACcgtttgttttggtttggtttagcTATGAAGACAGTGGTGATATTGCTCTATCTTATGGTGCAATTTCAAGGGAATGCATTCGTCATCAGAATATTGCAAGGTAACGTTTTGTTTTGTAATTAATTGAGTGTCAAAACTTATCTTTTTAAATGAGCTTGTATATTATATAATGAATCATTATTGTTGGTTAATGTCACAGGTATGTCCTCGAATCAGACCACATGAAGAAGTTTTTTTACTACATTCAAACTCCAAATTTCGACATAGCGTCGGATGCTGCGGCTACTTTCAAGGTTTGGTCAACTTCAAACACTTAACAGATTTTATCGAATGATCATTTCACTAGCTTGATCATTAACTCTTTGTCATACTTTGAATAGGAGCTCATGACTAGGCACAAATCAACTGTTGCTGAATTCCTTTCTGAAAACTATGAGTGGGTAAGGATTCATAATCTTCATGAAAAAAATTTCTGGTTGTTTGGAATTTGGCAACTATTTAGATGCTTTTAGCAATTTGGGCAGTCAGCAAATATCAGataataattacttaaatttctATATCTATCATGTTTTACTTTTTGCAGACTATAAGTTTCAATATTTGAATTCTTAATTTATCTTTTTCTGTGATTTTGATTACAGTTTTTCCAAGAGTACAATTCCCAGTTGTTGGAGTCTCCCAATTATATCACCAAACGCCAGGCCATCAAGGTATTACAATTTACAGATTATTTTTCAGTTGATTTTCTTGCATACCATTCAATTTGTTTCTCTATGTTATTTTCGTCTTGAGAACCATAATTGTTATTATTGACATGCATCTTGAAATTTTGTTTCAGTTGTTAGGAGATATGTTATTGGATCGCTCAAATTCCGATGTGATGGTTCGATATGTGTGCTCTCTGGATAACATGATAATCCTAATGAACCTTCTCAGGGTATAGAATCCCTCCCTCTTTCTCACACGAGAACTTGTCGTATAACCAGAAATATACACAGTGATATAGCAGAATTTCTCCTCTATTTACACGCAGACGCACGTTATGTTCGTGCAAAGTACAAACACATGCACCTGTATCATGCATGGCCATCTCTACATATATTATATAGCACTTATTTAATTCCTTTACgtgtttttgtttataaatcACATGTTTGCAGGATCCAAAGAAGACAATCAAGTTAGAAACCTTTCAGGTCTTCAAGGTTTGTCCAGAATACCAACTTTTAACCTTTTAGTGCAATAAAGATAGAACTATTATTAGCACtcaaaaaatctaatttttcacttctcacaagtgtatttaaAATGCGAttaatttcttgtttttgttaatGACAGTTATTTGTTGCAAACCAAAATAAGCCTCCTGAGATTGTTAATGTACTTGTCACAAATAGAACCAAGCTTCTTCGTTTCTTTAACGACTTCACCATTGAGAAAGGTAGGGTTTCTTTGTTTCGATTCAAAATTTACTCCTTGTCGTTCGtctttctccttcgaactcatttttaataaaatcaaaCTACAATTTATATGCAGAGGATGAGCAGTTTGAAGCAAACAAAGCTCAAGTTATCAACGAGATTTCTGTTCTTGAACTCAAACCGTGCAATCCCAAGATGTCATCACTCTTCAGCTTTAGAACCAACTGTGAGGTTCGATGCTAAAATTGTACGGTTGAGCTATAAGCCTATAAGCCTGGTTTCAAAACTcgatttgaaaagaaaaactgaaTTTCACTATCACTGATCaattaaagttttgtttccaTATACCACCTACAGCTTAACTCCGTCTATTGTTCCGTCCAAAATGTTGCACTTGACCCTTTTTCAAAGATATTTTGATGTGCATTAAAATATCTTTAACATATTTTTTTGAAGGGTCATGGAAATTCAATATTTTGAACGAAAAAATAAACAGAATTAATCTTAGATGCTACGTTGTATTAAAACTTTAATTAAGATGGTGGATGTGAGTCAAATTTTCTCTTCCCGAAGTAATCTGCAAATTGAGCCCATAATTTCATATTGTATTAGTAATTAATATAATTGAGTGTAAACAGAAGATGTAGCCCAATGTTGGACCTATCTTCTCTGAAAttctaataaaaatatatatttgttctCAATTTTGCATGAGAATTTTAATAAGCTGCATTTattcccttctttcttcttcaaataTGTTAAACTATTGTTTCTAAGTGatatttgcaaattaatatAACAACTCACTTAATATTTTAGtttaaattacaaattaaaagacTTTTATAAGttcatataatattttaaagattTTGCCTTCTTTTTACTTGGAATTTGAATTTGCACCATCCTTACCAGGTAATGAGCATTACCACTCATTCTAAATGTGACATGTGTCATTGGCTCttaactaattttatttttacatgtaacaaaataattaaataattaaataacaaTTACTTCCCAATTTGTTGCCCTCaaatcttgagatttttttttctgtattaaaaaataatagaaGACCAAACAATCCTAAGCTTTTCCTCCCCAATTTTGAAGTCCTTCCTACTTTTATCAAACTTCGGAAGTtcaataacaaaaagaaaaagaggttaACCACAACCACCGGTAACGGCCATTGCCGCCACTTGCGCCACGGCCACAGCAGCGGCCATGGCTGCATCATAATTTCCTTTTAACCATAGTTTTTTTAATTCCAAAATCTTATGAAGAGGTAAAATAAAAAGGATTTCAAAAGGGTAAAAATACAACATAAAAAGATCAGGATATGCGATTACTTATTGATGGGGGTCCCTAGATGGGTAAACCCTTAAAATGTTTCACACTAATAGTAAATCA
This window harbors:
- the LOC126583204 gene encoding uncharacterized protein LOC126583204 isoform X1, producing MSLLSSARLRPWRSFPYYAHSKEVCNGYTSDPPFQISPSTPVQIDPIAIYFHTRQPNSRPPPLSLSLRSPSSLSKIPNSKSDSDRSLINQQKVECFTNKNGEAKLYQVSQPNGGGDCGKHGDQDKGRYSWIFPSGRVLLSHWFKGKLYMLLPVWESDLGTGTSTKWLSMGRTFDPHHKLTGKFKAPDSLEPCGALISAYDNCYYLAQPRVHGELSSPFQCYHLGSDTWKDLPRIPPDLRHNLHDTVAGYTVCSGHILVSISNRLFAYHVHEKKWHCVSKPNRFFGISGRAVVLGDYIYDVDSMSGLVCEITFDCTDYNLSTHVFLEGLTSYCE
- the LOC126583204 gene encoding uncharacterized protein LOC126583204 isoform X2 produces the protein MSLLSSARLRPWRSFPYYAHSKEVCNGYTSDPPFQISPSTPVQIDPIAIYFHTRQPNSRPPPLSLSLRSPSSLSKIPNSKSDSDRSLINQQKVECFTNKNGEAKLYQVSQPNGGGDCGKHGDQDKGRYSWIFPSGRVLLSHWFKGKLYMLLPVWESDLGTGTSTKWLSMGRTFDPHHKLTAKGPWGAVEPLSVLSSRF
- the LOC126633763 gene encoding putative MO25-like protein At5g47540, which produces MAKKLTIKGLFKPKARTPIELVKHMRELLIFVDQNNDVREQKRKEKMEELTKAILEIRTVVYGDDDSEPNKDSCAQLTQEFFRENTFRLLIVCLSKLNLGDRKNATHVIANLQRQKVQSRSIALEYLENNIDIMDILIKGYEDSGDIALSYGAISRECIRHQNIARYVLESDHMKKFFYYIQTPNFDIASDAAATFKELMTRHKSTVAEFLSENYEWFFQEYNSQLLESPNYITKRQAIKLLGDMLLDRSNSDVMVRYVCSLDNMIILMNLLRDPKKTIKLETFQVFKLFVANQNKPPEIVNVLVTNRTKLLRFFNDFTIEKEDEQFEANKAQVINEISVLELKPCNPKMSSLFSFRTNCEVRC